In Treponema vincentii, a single window of DNA contains:
- the scpB gene encoding SMC-Scp complex subunit ScpB, which produces MEKETALVEAILYLEGEPLDDAAISKIAGLSVDVVKECIKNLKDSYSEGSSGIEITQMMGGWIITPKKEFWDALKDRYGKKNENRLSRAAMETLSIIAYSQPITRAEIEAIRGVSADTMIRLLVEKELIKEVGKKDIPGKPVQFGTTKEFLKVFGLNSIADLPKMDETEQERFELAR; this is translated from the coding sequence ATGGAAAAAGAAACAGCCCTCGTAGAGGCAATCCTCTATTTGGAAGGAGAGCCGCTTGACGACGCTGCAATCAGTAAAATTGCAGGCTTATCGGTCGATGTCGTAAAAGAATGTATTAAAAATCTGAAAGATTCATATTCGGAAGGTTCGAGCGGTATCGAAATTACACAGATGATGGGCGGCTGGATTATCACGCCTAAAAAAGAATTTTGGGATGCGCTGAAAGACCGCTACGGTAAAAAGAATGAGAACCGGCTTTCGCGCGCTGCAATGGAAACGCTGTCGATTATTGCCTATTCTCAGCCGATAACCCGTGCCGAAATCGAGGCAATCCGCGGAGTTTCCGCCGACACGATGATTAGGCTTTTGGTAGAAAAAGAGCTGATTAAAGAAGTGGGGAAAAAAGACATTCCCGGAAAGCCGGTGCAATTCGGCACGACCAAGGAATTTTTAAAAGTATTCGGTCTCAACAGCATCGCGGACTTACCCAAGATGGATGAAACGGAGCAGGAGCGGTTCGAACTTGCGCGATAA
- a CDS encoding segregation and condensation protein A, with the protein MITAEDEKHEEQNAEALTAFKVNDFEGTLDLLLFLIKKNEINIYDIPISDITEQYLEYLDYAVSLNLDSLTEFYELAAHLVYIKSKMLLPVEIDSDDEDIEDPRTELVNKLIEYQKFKKLSVLMEEKESEAEWFFERKKIQHALPFTEENLWERVDTWELLRTFSKLMSNYNSEQILDLYEEVSVNEKLTLMNEFLEEKGECLFTDLIVRKGNLLDVICAFMALLEAVKFRMASIWQNRMFGDIKIRPWEAARNDDGV; encoded by the coding sequence ATGATAACTGCCGAAGATGAAAAGCACGAAGAACAGAACGCCGAAGCGCTGACTGCGTTTAAAGTCAATGATTTTGAAGGGACGCTCGACCTTTTGCTCTTTTTAATTAAGAAAAATGAGATCAATATCTACGATATTCCCATCAGCGATATAACCGAACAGTACCTTGAATATCTCGATTACGCGGTAAGCCTCAATCTGGATAGCTTAACCGAGTTTTATGAACTGGCGGCGCACCTTGTCTACATTAAAAGCAAGATGCTCCTTCCCGTCGAGATCGATTCGGACGATGAGGATATCGAAGACCCGCGTACGGAATTGGTCAACAAGCTGATTGAGTATCAAAAATTTAAAAAACTGTCGGTTTTAATGGAAGAAAAAGAAAGCGAAGCCGAATGGTTTTTTGAGCGCAAGAAAATACAGCACGCGCTTCCCTTTACCGAAGAGAACCTGTGGGAGCGGGTTGATACGTGGGAGCTTTTACGGACGTTCTCAAAATTGATGTCCAATTATAACTCGGAACAAATTCTTGACCTGTACGAAGAAGTGTCGGTAAATGAAAAGCTGACGCTGATGAACGAATTTTTGGAAGAAAAGGGCGAATGCCTCTTTACCGATTTGATTGTACGGAAGGGAAATCTGCTGGATGTTATTTGCGCTTTTATGGCGCTGCTTGAGGCGGTCAAATTCAGGATGGCAAGCATTTGGCAAAATAGAATGTTCGGCGATATAAAAATACGCCCGTGGGAAGCTGCCCGCAATGATGACGGAGTATAA
- a CDS encoding pseudouridine synthase gives MRLQVYLAHAGVASRRACEKIIAEGRVSVNGTLVIDMGSKVRTGDTVLLDGKPVHPEARKCYVLLNKPAGFVCTLSDEKGRPTAADLLKETYSERLYNIGRLDMFSSGAILFTNDGDFAAKIEHPSAQIEKEYVIETTQDFPPELLTRFERGIRVDGIFYKCRSAAAINRRKLRIVLVEGKIREIRRVLDSFNCTIKRLVRVRIGNLELGTLKAGEFRDLTAKERQALLDLAAESKNEERKYTE, from the coding sequence ATGAGGCTGCAAGTGTATCTTGCCCATGCGGGAGTTGCTTCGCGGCGTGCTTGCGAAAAGATTATCGCGGAGGGGCGTGTTTCCGTAAACGGAACGCTTGTTATCGACATGGGCAGTAAGGTTCGCACGGGTGATACGGTACTCCTTGACGGGAAGCCGGTGCATCCCGAAGCGCGCAAATGCTACGTACTATTGAACAAACCGGCGGGCTTTGTCTGCACGCTCTCCGACGAGAAGGGACGCCCCACTGCCGCAGATCTTTTAAAAGAGACCTACAGCGAGCGGCTCTATAACATCGGCAGGCTCGATATGTTTTCGAGCGGGGCAATCCTCTTTACCAACGACGGGGATTTTGCCGCAAAGATAGAACACCCGTCGGCGCAGATCGAAAAGGAATATGTCATCGAAACTACGCAGGACTTTCCGCCGGAGCTGCTCACCCGCTTTGAACGCGGTATCCGCGTTGACGGCATTTTTTACAAATGCCGTTCAGCCGCTGCCATTAACCGCCGTAAGCTGCGAATTGTACTTGTCGAAGGGAAAATTAGAGAAATCCGCCGCGTGCTGGATTCCTTCAATTGCACGATAAAGCGGCTGGTGCGGGTTCGCATCGGGAACCTCGAGCTGGGCACCCTGAAAGCAGGAGAATTCCGTGACCTTACCGCAAAAGAGCGGCAGGCGCTGCTAGACCTCGCAGCAGAGAGCAAAAACGAGGAGCGAAAGTACACAGAATAA
- a CDS encoding RluA family pseudouridine synthase → MHNSQQNIVKKSIPIVYEDEAICIVNKPYGIPVQGGAHIAVCLTEILSKQLRTEIFPVHRLDKETSGLLVTAKNASAARSCRTLFESRAVEKEYLALCFGRFEHSVNKKTLKPIPKEGIIDTPIMENGTPKPASSAYKLLAGTDAYSLFSVRLHTGRMHQIRIHLAGIGCPIIGDDKHGNFALNKQLWKTARVKKLQLCAYRLRFPIGGTLRLFTVPVPEHIQAAIDMLMPETICGLS, encoded by the coding sequence ATGCACAATAGTCAACAAAATATTGTAAAGAAATCTATTCCGATTGTATACGAGGACGAGGCGATTTGTATCGTTAATAAGCCTTACGGTATTCCGGTACAGGGCGGTGCGCACATTGCCGTGTGCCTTACCGAGATTTTAAGCAAGCAGCTCAGGACAGAAATATTTCCGGTACACCGGTTGGATAAAGAAACCTCCGGCTTATTGGTAACGGCAAAAAACGCCTCCGCCGCCCGTTCGTGCCGTACCTTGTTTGAGTCGCGGGCGGTCGAAAAGGAATATCTTGCATTATGCTTCGGCAGGTTTGAACATTCTGTAAATAAAAAAACACTGAAACCCATTCCGAAAGAAGGCATTATCGATACGCCGATTATGGAAAACGGCACGCCAAAGCCTGCCTCAAGTGCATACAAACTGCTTGCGGGTACTGACGCATACAGCTTGTTCTCCGTCCGATTGCATACCGGCAGAATGCACCAAATCCGTATTCACCTTGCCGGTATCGGCTGCCCGATTATTGGCGACGACAAGCACGGAAACTTTGCATTAAATAAACAGCTTTGGAAAACCGCCCGCGTTAAAAAGCTCCAGCTCTGCGCATACCGCCTCCGATTTCCCATCGGCGGCACGCTTCGCCTCTTTACCGTGCCGGTACCCGAACATATACAGGCGGCGATTGATATGCTGATGCCGGAAACTATATGCGGCCTTTCTTGA